The following nucleotide sequence is from Pseudonocardia abyssalis.
GTGGCCGCCCACCGGCCCAGGATGCTCCGACTGACCGGCCAGTACGCCGACGGCTGGCTCCCGGTGGACGCCCCGGACCCGCAGGAGTACCGGACGATGAAGGCGACGGTCGCCCGGCACGCGGCGGCGGCCGGACGCCCGGAGCCGGAGTCGGGGCTGTTCGTCTTCGTCCTGCTGGGCGAGAGCCGCGACCGCATCCGGGAGATGTTCGAGGCCCAACCGATGGCGAAGCTGCTCGCCCTGTGGTTGTCACCGGCCCCGGCCTGGGCCGCGTACGGGATCGAGCACCCGGCCGGGCCCGGCGGTCGCGGCTTCATCGACATGATCCCGCACGAGCTCGACCCGGCCGCGCTGCGCGATCTCGCCCCCCGGATCCCGTTCGAGCTGCTGGAGGAGTACCTGTTGATGGGGACCGCCGCGGACGTCGCGCGGCGGCTCGAGCCCTACGCCGCCGCCGGACTCGAGCACCCCGTCGTCATGAACGTGACCGGCCTCGTCGGTGGGGTGCCGGAAGCCATGGCCCGCGGCACCGATCTGGGTGTCCTCGCTCAGCACGTCCATGCGATGGGCGCCTCGGACACGGTGCCGGCCCCGGCCTGATCCCGGCGTGACGCCACCGGTCGAGCACCGGACCGGGGCCAGGACGACCCGGCGGTTCCCGAACGGGCGCACCGCCGGTTCCGACGACCACCTGAACGGCCGGTATCTCCCACCGGACATCAGGACTCCGTCCGCACGCGCCGCGCCGGGCGCACCCGAACGACTCCAGGAGCGGACATCGTGTACCTCACCCAGGCCCTGCACCGCTGCGCCCGCCAGACGCCGGACACGCCCGCCACGATATTCGCCGACCGCGTCCGGACCTGGGCGCAGAGCGCCGACCGGGTGGCCCGCCTCGCGGCCGCCCTGCGCGGGGCCGGGGTCGGGGTCGGGGACCGGGTCGCGATGCTGGCGCTGAACTCCGACCGCTACCACGAGTACCTGTTCGCGGTGCCGTGGGCGGGCGGGGTCGTGACGCCGATGAACATCCGCTGGAACCCGGCCGAGATCGCCTACGCGCTCGGCGACTCGGGCTCGACGGTCCTGTTCGTCGACGACGCCTTCGCCCCGATGCTGCCCACCCTGCGAAGCCTGTGCCCCGGCCTGACCACCGTCGTCCACTGCGGCGACGGTCCCGCGCCGGAGGGCTCACTGCCCTACGAAGGCCTCGTGGCGGGACACGATCCCGCGCCCGATGCGCACCGCAGCGGCGACGACCTGGCCGGCATCTTCTACACCGGCGGCACCACCGCTCACCCGAAGGGCGTGATGCTCAGTCACGCCAACCTGCTGGTGTCGGCGATGGGCGGGGGCGCGACCGGGGGCGGGTTCGTCGTCCCGGACGGGCGGTTCCTGCACGCGGCGCCGATGTTCCACCTCGCCGCCATCGCGACGTGGGTGGGACGGGGCATCGTCGGCGGCACCCACGTCATCGTCCCGATGTTCGAACCGGCGGCGGTGGCGCGGGCGATCGAGCGGCACGCCGTCACCGAGGTGCTACTGGTCCCGACCATGATCCAGATGCTGGTGGCGCACCTGGAGAACGAGCCCGCCGAGCTCTCCGGCGTGCGCTCCCTGATCTACGGGGCCTCCCCGATCTCCGAGGCGCTGCTGGTCAGGGCGGAGAAGCACTTCCCGACCGCGGGGTTCACCCAGGCCTACGGGATGACCGAGCTGTCGCCGATCGCGACACTGCTGACCCCGGCCGACCACGCCGACCCGGTGCTGCGCCGCTCGGCGGGCCGGGCCGCCGTCTGCGCCGAGGTGCGCATCGTGGATCCCGGCGACGGCGAGGTCCCGTCCGGGACCGTCGGCGAGGTCGTGGTGCGCGGCGGGCACGTCATGCTCGGGTACTGGAACCGGCCCGAGGAGACCGCGACGGCGCTCCGCGGCGGGTGGATGCACACGGGCGACGCGGGGTACATGGACGAACGCGGCTACGTCTTCATCGTCGACCGGGTCAAGGACATGATCGTGACGGGCGGGGAGAACGTGTACTCGGCCGAGGTCGAGAACGCACTCGCCGGGCATGCCGCGGTCGCCGCGTGCGCCGTCATCGGGGTGCCCGACGACGAGTGGGGCGAGCGGGTGCACGCGGTCGTCGTGCTCGCACCCGGCGCGACCGCGACCCCGGACGAGCTGCGCGAGCACTGCGTCGCGCGCATAGCGGGCTACAAGGCGCCGCGGAGCGTCGGGTTCGTCGACGCCCTGCCGGTCTCGGCGGCGGGCAAGGTCCTCAAGCGCGAGCTGCGCGCGCCGTACTGGGCCCGATCCGACCGGGCGGTGCACTGACGGCGCGACCGGCCCAGCACCTCCCACGACACCCAGGAGACGACCATGACCACGACCATGACCACGACCGCCCGCCGGATTCTCGCCGCCCTCATGACCGTGGGCGCGCTGAGTGTCGCCGCACCCGGGATCGCCCACGCCGGCGAGTCCTGCCACACGATCGACGCCCGGGGAACCGGTCAGCAGACCGGCCCGACCACCACCGTCGCCACGATCCGGGGTGGTGGGCTGCTCACCGGGAGGACCGTCGGCGACTTCCCCGACGCCGTTCCGACGGACGGCGGGTTGCTGATCGCCGGCACCGTCACCTTCACCGGCGGCGGGGCGACGCTGGCCGTGGACGTCGAGGGCACCCTCACGTTCACCGATCCGCCGGGCTCCCTGACCTTCGACGTGACCTCGACCGACATGGCGGGCACCGGCCGGCTCGCCGGGGTCGACAGCGGCGTCAGCCACCTCCGGCTGGCCGGGGTCGGGGCGCCCGACGGCAGCTTCACCGAGACCGTCACCGGCGAGATCTGCATCGGGCACCCCCCGCGGTGAACACCGGTCCGGCCGCGCCCGCTCAGTGGGCCGCGTCGTCCCAGCTGCGGCCGTAGCCGACCGACACCTCCAGGGCCACCGACAGCTCCGCCGCGGCCGCCATCTCGCGGCGCACGAGCGTCTCCACCTGCTCGCGCTCACCGTCGGCCACCTCCAGCACCAGCTCGTCGTGGACCTGCAGGAGCATCCGGCTGCGCAGGCCCTCGGTGGTCAGGGCCCGGTGCACGCCGAGCATCGCGACCTTGATGATGTCGGCCGCGCTGCCCTGGATCGGGGCGTTGAGGGCCATCCGCTCGGCCATCTCACGGCGCTGGCGGTTGTCGCTGGTGAGGTCGGGCAGGTAGCGGCGGCGATCCATGATGGTGGCGGTGAAGCCGTCCTTGCGGGCGCGGTCGACGACTCCTGCCAGGTAGTCGCGCACCCCACCGAACCCGGCGAAGTAGTCGTCCATCAGGCCGCGGGCCTCCTCGGTGGAGATCCGCAGCTGGTTGGACAGGCCGAACGCGGACAGGCCGTAGGCCAGGCCGTAGTTCATCGCCTTGATCTTCGCGCGCTGCGCGGGGGTGACCTCGGTGGCCTCGACGCCGAACACCCGGGCCGCCGTCTCCGCGTGGAAGTCGTGCCGCGACCGGAACGCCTCGATCAGGGCGGCGTCCTCGGACAGGTGCGCCATGATCCGCATCTCGATCTGGCTGTAGTCGGCCGTCATGAGTTCCGCGTAGCCGTCCCCGACGACGAACGTCTCGCGGATCCGGCGGCCCGCGGCCGTGCGGATGGGCACGTTCTGCAGGTTGGGTTCGGTGGAGCTCAGCCGGCCGGTGGCGGCGATCGTCTGGCTGTAGGTGGTGTGGATGCGGCCGTCGTCGGCGACCGACTTGAGCAGGCCGTCGACCGTGACCTTGAGCCGTGTGGCGTCGCGGTGCAGCAGCAGGTGCTGCAGGAACTCGTTGCCGGTCTGCTCGTAGAGCGTCTGCAGGGCGTCGGCGTCGGTCGTGTAGCCGGTCTTGGTGCGCTTGGTCTTCGGCATGTTCAGCTCGTCGAACAGCACCACCTGGAGCTGCTTGGGCGAGCCGAGGTTGATCTCCTTGCCGATGACGGCGTACGCGTCCTGGGCGGCCTGCTTCACCTGACCGGCGAAGTCGGCCTCCAGCGCGGCCAGTGCCTCGCCGTCGACCGCGATGCCCGCCGTCTCCAGGTCGGCCAGCACGTACTCCAGCGGCAGCTCCAGGCCGGTGAGCAGCGACGTGGCCGCCTTCTCCGCCAGTTCGACGTCGAGCGCGTCGGCCAGCTCGGCCACCGCCGATGCCGCCACCATCTGCCCGCTCGCGCGGGCGGCGTCGGCCTCCTCCTCGCCGCCGAGCAGCGACAGCTGGCCGCCGGTGTCCTCCCCGTCGACACGCAGCTCGCGGCGCAGGTGCCGCAGCGCGAGGTCGGCCAGGTCGAAGCTGCGCTGGCCGGGCCGCGTCAGGTAGGCGGCGAGCGCGGTGTCGCTGGTGAGCCCGGCGAGCGTCCAGCCGCGGCCCCGCAGGGCGTGCAGCGCGGACTTGGCGTCGTGTGCAGCCTTGGGAACCGCAGGATCGGCCAGCCACCCGCCGAGCGCCGCCTCGTCGTCGGGGGTGAGCGTGGTGACGTCGAGGTAGCCGCCCTGCGGGACACCCGCGTCGGCTCCCGCCGCCCGCGCCTCCACCGACGGCTCCCCCGCCGCCAGCGCGATCCCCGCGAGGTCGCCCGAGGTCGCACCACCGGTGATCCCGTGGAACGCGAGCCCGACGCGGCGGCCGTCGCGGGCGTGCGCGTCGAGCCAGGCCCGCACCCCGCCCGGCTCGACCGCGGACCCCTGCACCTCGATGCCGCCCTCGGCCTCGGGCTCGGCGGAGACGAGCGTGGAGAACAGCCGCTCGCGCAGCACCCGGAACTCCAGCTCGTCGAACAGCCGGTGCACCGCGTCGCGGTCCCACGGGCGCACCTCGAGCTCCGCCGGCACCGCGGAGAGCGGGACGTCGCGGATCAGCTCGGTGAGCTGGCGGTTGAGCAGCACGTTGGCCAGGTGGGCGCGCAGCGCGTCGCCCGCCTTGCCCTTGACCTCGTCGACACGGTCGACCAGCTCGCCGAGCGAACCGAACTCGCGGACCCACTTCGCCGCCGTCTTCTCCCCGACGCCGGGGATGTTGGGCAGGTTGTCGCTGGGGTCGCCGCGCAGCGCCGCGAAGTCGGGGTACTGGGTGGGGGTGAGGCCGTAGCGGTCCATCACCGCGGCCGGGTCGATCCGGCCCAGCTCCGAGACCCCGCGCGTGGGGTAGAGCACCATCACGTTGTCGCTGACCAGCTGGAACGCGTCGCGGTCGCCCGTGGTGATGGCGACCTGGAAGCCGTCGGCCTCGGCCTGCGTGGCCAGGGTGGCGATGACGTCGTCGGCCTCGAAGTTGTCGACCGCGAAGAACGGGATCGACAGTGCGGTGAGGACCTCCTTGATGAGGTCGACCTGGCCGCGGAAGTCGTCCGGGGTCTTCGAGCGGTTGGCCTTGTACTCGGTGAACTTCTCCGAGCGGAACGTCTTGCGGGAGACGTCGAAGGCCACCGCGAGGTGCGTCGGCGCCTCGTCGCGCAGCAGGTTGATGAGCATGGACGTGAACCCGTAGACCGCGTTGGTGGTCTGGCCCGTGCCCGTGCGGAAGTTCTCCGCGGGCAGCGCGAAGAACGCCCGGTAGGCCAGCGAGTGACCGTCGAGCAGCAGCAACCGGCGACCCGTGGAGGGCGGCGCGGCGGGCGGGGTGGCGGCGGGGGTGCGGGCTGCGGGGCTCATCGCTGCCGGAGTCTAGGACCGACCCCCGACAGAACCGCTCACCGCACCTGGGTCGCCAGCGCCACCGCCCGGTCGCAGTTGGCGTCGTCGGTGCCGAACCGGATCGCGTCCGACGCGCCGCCCGCCTGGTCGAAGTCGATGTCCGGGATCGACTCCGCGCCGTCGCCCGCGGCGGTGGTCGAGACGTAGACCAGCAGGTCCCCGGTGCGCACCAGCACCCCGGCCGACGCGGTGAAGTCGCCGGTGGTGCAGAACGCCTCGTCCCCGGCCGCCACGTCCTTGTTGAAGTACGCCGCGCTCGACACGGTGATCCCGCCGCCGCGGTCCTCCGAGGTGCCCATCGCGGCCGCCTTCTCGGCGGCGAACCGCTCCGCGGCGTCGGCGCCGGAGTAGCGGGCGATCCGGGCCAGCCGCCCGCCGGAGTCACCGGACTCGACCGCCCAGCACGACGGCGCGTCGGCGAGCACGCGGGAGTCCAGCACGGGCGCGGCGATCGCCCCCAGCGCGCCGAGCTCGACGACGTCGTAGGTCCCGCCCAGCGCGGAGTCGACGGCGTCGGTCGACACCGCGGCGCAGTCGGCGCCACCGGCCAGCCCCCCGACACCCTCCCCGATCCCCGTGACGAGCCGGTTGAGCGCGATCGCGCCGAGCACGACGAGGACGAGCACCACCGCCCCGACGACGAGCAGCGCGCGGCCCGGGCCGCGACGGCGCGGAGCGGGCGGTGGCGTGGGCGCCGGCCCGTACCGCTGCGGTGGCGGCGCGTACCGCTGCGGTGGCGGCGCGTACTGCTGCGGTGGCGGCGCGTACCGCTGCGCGGGCGGCGGGTACCAGCGGCCGTCCGCGGCCCGGTACCAGCCCGGGGGCGGACCCGACGGGGTGCTCATGGTGCGATCTCCGATCCGCCGGACCCGCGGGCCCGGCCAGGCGCGACGAACGAGGCACCCCGACGGCGACCGGAAGTCTCATCGCCGCGCGGGGACCACTTCAAGGGCCGTGACCACACCGTGCTGATACCTCAGGAGCGCCTCCGTTCCATCCGCACCAGCTCCACCCCCGCCGAGTCGACGACGGTCCCGGCGTCGCGGTAGCCCGCCGCGGCGTAGAGCCGCCGGTTGTCGTCGCTGCGCGCGCCCGTGACCAGCCAGAACCGCACGACCGACGGCGGGGCCGCCGCGTGCACCGCCGTCAGCAGGGCCCGGCCGACCCCGCGCCGCTGCACGTCGGGCGCCACCGTGAGCCGCGCGATCTCCATCCGCCCGACCCCGACGCGCCCGCGCACCGACCCCACAAGTCGCGGCCCGAGCCACGCCGCGGCCGCGGGGACGTCCCCTGCGAGGTCGTCGCGCACCTCGTCGAGCGTCTCCAGCAGCGGGGGGATCCGGGGGGCGTCGTAGCGCTGGGCCTCGGTGACGTAGGCGGCGCGCTGGACAGTCCACAGCTCCCCCGCGTGCTCCGGGCCCGGCCGGTCCACCCGCAACTGCTCCATATCGGGCACCGTAGGCGGGAACCACCGGTCGTCGTTCACCGTTTGGCATCTTGACAGCGGGTCCGGTCCGTCCCGATATGCTCGGCCCGGTTCGACTCGGCTGTGCAGAGCGCGATGGGCAGGGCGAGAACTGGGGGGAACGAGCCCCCCGCTACAGATTCGGAGCAAGTACGTGGGAGTCAGCCTCACCAAGGGTGGAAACGTCAGCCTCACCAAGGAGGCCCCCGGCCTCACCGACGTCATCGTCGGCCTGGGTTGGGACGTCCGCACCACCACCGGCACGGAGTTCGACCTCGACGCCTCCGCGATCGTCCTCAACGCGGAGGGCAAGGCCGTCTCCGACAAGCACTTCATCTTCTTCAACAACCTCACCACGCCCGACGGCACGGTCGAGCACACCGGCGACAACCTCACCGGTGAGGGCGAGGGCGACGACGAGCAGGTCAAGGTCAACCTGGCCGGCCTGCCCGCCGAGGTCGACAAGGTCGTCTTCCCGGTCAGCATCTACGACGCCGACACGCGCTCGCAGAGCTTCGGCCAGGTCCGCAACGCGTTCATCCGCGTCGTGAACTCCGCCGGCGGCGCCGAGATCGCCCGCTACGACCTCACCGAGGACGCCTCCACCGAGACCGCCATGGTCTTCGGCGAGCTCTACCGCAACGGGGCGGACTGGAAGTTCCGTGCGGTCGGCCAGGGCTACGCCTCGGGCCTCGCGGGCATCGCCCGCGACTTCGGCGTCAACGTCTGAGGTCGCCGTGGCCATCGACTACAACAAGCGACCGTCCAAGCCCGAGCAGCCCGCGTCGGCTCCACCTGCGGGTGCAGCCGGGCCCGCGGGCGGAGGTGGGGTGTCGCTGTCGAAGGTCACCCTGACGAAGTCGGCGCCCAGCATCTCCCTGAAGAAGGGCGGCGGCGGGAGCGGTCAGCTGCGGGTCAACCTGCAGTGGAGCACCGGCGCGGCCCCGGCCAAGAAGGGGCTGTTCAGCAAGCTGACGGGCGGGGGCGGCGGAGGCGTCGACCTCGACCTGGCGTGCCTGTGGGAGTTCACCGACGGCACCAAGGGCGTGGTGCAGGCCCTGGGCAACGCGTTCCAGGCCCCGTACCAGGGCGCACCGATCATCCGGCTCGACGGCGACGACCGCTCGGGATCGAACGTCGGCGGCGAGAACATGTTCATCGACCTGTCGCGGATCAACGAGATCCGCCGCATCCTGGTGTTCACGTTCATCTACGAGGGTACGCCGAACTGGGCGAGCGCCGACGGTGTCGTGACCCTGTTCCCGACGGCCGGGCCGGAGATCGAGGTCCGGCTCGACGAGGCCGACACGGGCTCTCCGACGTGCGTGATCGCACTGCTGGAGAACCGCGGCGGCGAGCTCGTCGTCAACCGGGAGGTGCGCTACATCCGGGGCGGTCAGGCCGACGTCGACAAGGCGTACGGCTGGGGCATGGAATGGGCCCGCGGACGCAAGTGACACGACGGTAGGGAGCGCCACAACGCAGTGGCTCCGTTGCGAGAGGGGCACTGCGATGAGGCACTTCGGGTTCCTGAGCGCGTCCGACCAGGACGAGCTGTTCGAGCGGCCGCCGGAGCGGTTCTCCCGCGAGAGCGGGCACGACCTGCTCTCGGTGGGCCTCGGCGCCACGCTCTACATGCCGGCCGACCGGCCCGCACTGGTCGCCGACGTCACGAAGCAGGCGTCCGCCGGCGTCACGTCGGTGGTCGTCTGCCTCGAGGACTCCATCGCCGACGAGCAGGTGGAGCTCGCGGAGGACAACCTCGTCCGCGCCCTCACCGAACTGCACGCCGACCCCGGCGCCGAGCTGCCCCTGCTGTTCGTCCGGGTCCGTGACCCCCGGCAGATGCCGGCCCTCGTCGCCCGCCTGGGGGCGGCCGTGCGCGTCCTCGACGGTTTCGTGCTGCCCAAGTTCACCGCTCTCTCGGGCACCGACTACCTGCACGCCCTCGACGCCGCCGACCGGCTGGTCGACCCGGTCCGGGGCGGGCGCAGGCTGCTCGCGATGCCGGTGATCGAGTCGGGCGCGGTGCTCTACGCCGAGACGCGCGTCGACGAGCTGACGCGGCTGCGCGCCCTGCTACACCGCGACCGCGCCCGCATCCTCGCCGTCCGACTCGGCGCGACCGACCTCTGCGCCCTCTACGGGCTGCGCCGCTCCCCCGAGCTGACGATCTACGACGTCAAGGTCGTGAGCAACCTGATCGCCGATGTCGTCAACGTGCTGGGCCGCGCCGACGGGACCGGGTTCACCGTCACCGGACCGGTCTGGGAGTACTACGCCGCCGCGGAGCGGATCTTCAAGCCACAGCTGCGGCAGGCCCCGTTCGACGAGCACGACGAGCGCGAGCTGCGCAGCAGGCTCGTGTCGAGGGCGATCGACGGTCTGATCCGCGAGGTCGAGATGGACAAGGCCAACGGGCTGCACGGCAAGACCGCGATCCACCCGAGCCACGTCGCCGTCGTCAACGCACTGTCGGTGGTGTCGTCGGAGGAGTACCGCGACGCCACGGCGGTGCTCGGCGCCGGGCGCGGCAGCGGGGTCATGGCGTCGGGGCACGGCAACAAGATGAACGAGATCCGCCCGCACATGGCCTGGGCGCGGCTCACCGCGCTGCGCGCGCAGGTGTTCGGCGTCGCGCGCGAGGGCGTCTCGTTCGTCGACCTGCTGGCCGCCAGCCTGCCGAGGTGACACACGCCGAAGTGACACACACTGCGCAGGTGACTCTCTCGACGTCCCCCCTCACCGACCGGATCGGCGTGCACGTCCGCGCGATCGGGCCCGGCGCCGACCCCGCGGTCCTGCTCGGGCTCGCGCTGCGGCGCAACCCGCGCCGCGCCCAGTTGCTCGTGTCCCGCGTGCTGGGCAAGCACGTGCCGACCGACCCGCGGCTGGTGCGTGCGGCCGGGCTGCTGCTCGGCGGCCTGGTGGCCGACGTCCTGGCCGGACGCGATCCGCGCCCGCTGCCGGTCGACCTGCTGCACGCGGCCGTCGGCGGGGACCGCAGCGCCGCGATCACCCTCGGGCTGACGGCGGGGGCGGGGCGGACGTCCGTCGACGCGCTGGTGCTCGGCTACGCGGAGACCGCGACAGCGCTCGGGCACTGCGTCGCGGAGGCCCTGACCGCCGACTACCTGCACTCCACCCGCCGTCCCGTCGACGGGTTCTCCGCGGCGGGCGGGTTCAGCGAGGAACACTCGCATGCCACCGACCACCTGCTGCTCCCCGCCGACCCGGACCTGCTCCGCGGCGACCGCCCACTGGTGCTGGTCGACGACGAGCTGAGCACCGGGCGCACCGTCCTCAACACCATCACCGCCCTGCACGCGACCCACCCCCGCGCGCGCTACGTCGTGGCGACGCTGGTGGACGCCCGCCCGGACGACACCCTGGTCGACGGGGTGGCCGCCCTGGGCGCGCGCCTGGACGTGGTGGCGCTGTGCCGGGCCGAGGTGACGGTGCCACCGGACGTGCACGAGCGGGTAGCGGAGGTCCGGGCAGCGCTGGCGGACCCCGCCCGGCGACCTGTCGCCCCGGCCGGGTCGCAGTGGGGTGGCTCCACTGCAACCGGGTCGGAGCAGAGCCACCCCACTGCGACCCGGGGTGAGACGACCCGGGGTGAGACGACCCGGGTCGTGCTCGGTGGGTGCGGGTGGCCCGACGGGCTGCCCGTCGGGGGCCGCCACGGCTTCCTCGCCGAGCACCACCGCGCCCTCGACGCCGCCCTGCCCGCCCTCGCCCGCTCCCTCGGCGCCCGGCCGGGCGAGAGCACGCTGGTGCTCGGCACCGAGGAGCTCATGGCGCTCCCGCTGCGCCTGGCCCAGACCCTCGCCGACGCCGGCTGCGCGGTCCGGTTCTCCACCACCACCCGCTCCCCCGCCGTCGTCGTCGACGAGCCGGGGTACGCCCTGCGCACCGGGCTCACCTTCGGAGCACACGACGACCCGGCCGACGGCCCCGGGCCGCGCTTCGCCTACAACCTCGGCGGGCCGGGGAGCTGGGACCACGTGGTCGTCGTCGTCGACCCGTCCGCCGACACTCCCGCCCTGCACGACGGGCTGCTCGCCGCACTCGCCCCCCTGACCAGGAGGACCACGCTGGTGATCACGCCATGACCCCCGATCCCCTACGGGGCCCCGCGTTCGGCAGCTACGCCCCCGACGAGGTCGCGTGGCTGCTCACCGACCTGTCCGGCGTCGAGCTGGAGGCGCCGACGGAGGAGCGCGAGGAGGCGATCCAGAGCGGCGGCGCGCACTACGCGGAGTCGCTGCCGGTGGAGTTCCAGCCCGACGCGGCCTACCTCGACGTCTACCGCTCCGCGCTCGCCGCCACCGCCGCCCGGCTCGCGCAGGCCGTCGGCACCGTCACCGAACTGATCCTGCGCGAGCGGGGCCCCGACGTCGTCCTCGCCTCCCTGGCCCGCGCGGGCACCCCCGTCGGGATCCTGCTGCGCCGCTGGGCCGCGGCCCGGCACGGCCTGGAGCTGCCGCACTACGCCGTGTCGATCGTCCGCGGCCGCGGCATCGACACCGTCGCCCTCGACCACCTCGCCGCGCACCACGATCCCGCGCACGTCGTGTTCGTCGACGGCTGGACGGGCAAGGGCGCGATCAACCGCGAGCTGGCCGATGCGCTGGGGCGCGACGGGCGGGGCTTCGATCCCGACCTCGCCGTCCTCGCCGACCCCGGTCGCTGTGCCCGCACCTTCGGCACCCGCGACGACTGGCTGATCGCCTCGGCGTGCCTGAACTCGACGGTCTCCGGGCTGGTCTCGCGGACCGTGCTCAACGACCGGCTGATCGGCCCCGGGCAGTACCACGGGGCGAAGTTCTACGCCGAGCTCGCCGGCTCCGACGTCTCGAACGCGTTCCTCGACGCCGTCACCGCGGAGTTCCCCGGCGTCACCGACACACAGCTCGCCGGCACCACCGGACCCGCCGACCGTGAGCCCGACCACGCCGGCTGGGCCGCGGTCGAGCGGATCGTCGACGCGTACGGCATCGGGGACGTCAACCTGGTCAAGCCCGGCGTCGGCGAGACCACCCGCGTGCTGCTGCGCCGCGTCCCGTGGAAGGTGCTGACGCGCGCTGGCGCCCCGGAGGCCGATCTCGCCCACGTCC
It contains:
- a CDS encoding cysteine protease StiP family protein, whose amino-acid sequence is MTPDPLRGPAFGSYAPDEVAWLLTDLSGVELEAPTEEREEAIQSGGAHYAESLPVEFQPDAAYLDVYRSALAATAARLAQAVGTVTELILRERGPDVVLASLARAGTPVGILLRRWAAARHGLELPHYAVSIVRGRGIDTVALDHLAAHHDPAHVVFVDGWTGKGAINRELADALGRDGRGFDPDLAVLADPGRCARTFGTRDDWLIASACLNSTVSGLVSRTVLNDRLIGPGQYHGAKFYAELAGSDVSNAFLDAVTAEFPGVTDTQLAGTTGPADREPDHAGWAAVERIVDAYGIGDVNLVKPGVGETTRVLLRRVPWKVLTRAGAPEADLAHVRLLAAQRGVPVEEVDDLPYSCVGLIHPRYTRGATGADGLAASR